Proteins from one Deinococcus sp. AB2017081 genomic window:
- a CDS encoding maltose ABC transporter substrate-binding protein: protein MKRIAVTVLSLALASQAGAATLTVWSHFGGPELTWLKEQASAFQKKTGNQVNIVTVPLDQMKDKFIQSAPKGQGPDMLLTLPHDQLGALAAAGVIEPMDKYVTSKTDFDKTAVNAMTYNGKLFGLPMYAEAVAVVYNKKLVPTAPTTWAEFLKVAQTNTGNGKFGYLADLSNAYMQYGVISAYGGYVFKANGGSLNTKDVGLANAGADKASAFLNDLRYKYNLVPEGVDGGAAKSAFVDGRLAMLLTGPWDMGDIKKAGVDYGITSFPTPPGATGKWSPFVGVQGTMINAYSKNKAIAAQFAKAVAVSDAQVSFNKAGGRIPVSLSARTKLKADPVVVGFGKSISAGTPMPNVPAMGAVWGPWSAAIAQSVQKPNQDYGSILKKAVTEINGNIK, encoded by the coding sequence ATGAAGAGAATCGCCGTGACCGTGCTGTCTCTCGCCCTCGCCTCCCAGGCTGGCGCTGCCACCCTGACCGTGTGGTCGCACTTCGGTGGCCCGGAACTCACATGGCTCAAGGAGCAGGCCTCAGCGTTCCAGAAGAAGACCGGCAACCAGGTGAACATCGTCACCGTGCCGCTCGACCAGATGAAGGACAAGTTCATCCAGTCCGCCCCCAAGGGCCAGGGCCCGGACATGCTGCTGACCCTGCCGCATGACCAGCTCGGGGCGCTGGCCGCCGCCGGCGTGATCGAGCCGATGGACAAGTACGTGACCTCCAAGACGGACTTCGACAAGACTGCCGTGAACGCCATGACGTACAACGGCAAGCTGTTCGGCCTGCCCATGTACGCCGAGGCTGTCGCGGTCGTGTACAACAAGAAGCTCGTGCCGACGGCCCCCACCACGTGGGCCGAGTTCCTGAAAGTCGCGCAGACGAACACCGGCAACGGGAAGTTCGGGTACCTGGCGGACCTCTCGAACGCGTACATGCAGTACGGCGTGATCAGCGCGTACGGCGGCTATGTCTTCAAGGCCAACGGCGGCAGCCTGAACACCAAGGACGTCGGTCTGGCGAACGCCGGCGCCGACAAGGCCAGCGCGTTCCTCAACGACCTGCGGTACAAGTACAACCTCGTGCCGGAAGGCGTGGACGGCGGCGCGGCCAAGAGCGCGTTCGTGGACGGCCGCCTGGCGATGCTGCTCACCGGCCCGTGGGACATGGGGGACATCAAGAAGGCCGGCGTCGACTACGGCATCACGTCTTTCCCGACGCCTCCCGGCGCGACCGGCAAGTGGAGCCCCTTCGTGGGCGTGCAGGGCACCATGATCAACGCCTACAGCAAGAACAAGGCCATCGCGGCCCAGTTCGCCAAGGCCGTCGCCGTGAGCGACGCGCAGGTGTCCTTCAACAAGGCCGGGGGCCGCATTCCCGTCAGCCTGAGCGCCCGCACCAAGCTCAAGGCCGACCCGGTCGTCGTGGGCTTCGGCAAGAGCATCTCGGCGGGCACCCCCATGCCCAACGTGCCGGCCATGGGCGCCGTGTGGGGACCGTGGAGCGCCGCGATCGCCCAGAGCGTCCAGAAGCCGAACCAGGACTACGGCTCGATCCTGAAGAAGGCCGTCACCGAAATCAACGGCAACATCAAGTAA
- a CDS encoding ABC transporter permease subunit produces the protein MTPPAAAARRPTVPPAGTRGVLIAIGVLLVMLGVAALVGWAISSVTSQVWAAAPPYLILVWVVVALLVLMPLTYRLVPWIANWYYLFPALVFILAFTVLPVVLTVNYAFTNYSGENSGNPDSGVRTGATVSADRRTVTLADLPEGQTLQTYLKCRSATCRGDTVILYDEDASVPVRAKVQSVAGTAITLQNAVPQSLEVANATRLNRYERVGLRNFQDIFARASRALWPVFVWTVIFALGTVILNTLAGLILGILLFNKRLKGRNIYRTLLFLPWAIPAVISVQMWVALFNQQFGIVNKSLGLLGFAAVPWLGDPLWAKVSILLVNLWLGFPYMMTATISALATINEDLYEAASIDGASRWQQITNITLPLLRTSFTPIMLSAFAFNFNNFGIIYLLTAGGPAQEGRESTAQSTDILLSWGYNTAFASSGGQNYALASAIALIIFFLTLAISLVNFKAAGVFEEARK, from the coding sequence ATGACACCGCCGGCGGCAGCGGCACGGCGGCCCACGGTGCCGCCGGCCGGGACGCGCGGCGTGCTCATCGCCATCGGCGTCCTGCTGGTCATGCTCGGTGTTGCCGCACTGGTCGGGTGGGCGATCTCGTCCGTGACCAGTCAGGTGTGGGCCGCCGCGCCACCGTACCTGATCCTGGTCTGGGTCGTCGTCGCGCTGCTCGTGCTGATGCCGCTGACCTACCGGCTGGTTCCATGGATCGCCAACTGGTACTACCTGTTTCCGGCGCTGGTGTTCATCCTGGCGTTTACGGTGCTGCCGGTCGTGCTGACCGTCAATTACGCCTTCACGAACTACAGTGGCGAGAACAGCGGGAACCCCGACAGCGGCGTACGCACCGGCGCGACTGTCAGCGCCGACCGCCGCACCGTCACCCTGGCCGATCTGCCGGAGGGCCAGACCCTCCAGACCTACCTGAAGTGCCGTTCGGCCACCTGCCGCGGCGACACCGTCATCCTGTACGACGAGGACGCCTCGGTGCCGGTTCGGGCGAAGGTTCAGAGCGTGGCGGGCACGGCCATCACGCTGCAGAACGCGGTGCCTCAGTCGCTGGAGGTCGCCAACGCCACGCGCCTGAACCGCTATGAGCGCGTGGGCCTGCGGAACTTCCAGGACATCTTCGCCCGCGCCAGCCGGGCGCTGTGGCCGGTCTTCGTGTGGACGGTGATCTTCGCGCTGGGCACGGTCATCCTGAACACCCTGGCGGGCCTGATCCTGGGCATCCTGCTGTTCAACAAGAGGCTCAAGGGCCGCAACATCTACCGCACGCTGCTGTTCCTGCCGTGGGCGATTCCGGCGGTGATCAGCGTGCAGATGTGGGTGGCGCTGTTCAACCAGCAGTTCGGCATCGTGAACAAGTCGCTGGGCCTGCTGGGCTTCGCGGCGGTGCCGTGGCTCGGTGATCCGCTGTGGGCCAAGGTGAGCATCCTGCTGGTGAACCTGTGGCTGGGCTTCCCGTATATGATGACCGCCACCATCTCGGCCCTGGCGACCATCAATGAGGATCTGTACGAGGCGGCCAGCATCGACGGTGCGAGCCGCTGGCAGCAGATCACCAACATCACGTTGCCACTGCTGCGCACGTCGTTCACGCCGATCATGCTCTCGGCCTTCGCGTTCAACTTCAACAACTTCGGGATCATCTATCTGCTCACGGCCGGCGGCCCCGCCCAGGAAGGTCGGGAGAGCACCGCGCAGAGCACCGACATCCTGCTGTCGTGGGGCTACAACACGGCCTTCGCGAGCAGCGGCGGGCAGAACTACGCCCTGGCCAGCGCCATCGCCCTGATCATCTTCTTCCTGACCCTCGCCATCAGTCTCGTGAACTTCAAGGCGGCCGGCGTGTTCGAGGAGGCCCGCAAGTGA
- a CDS encoding alanyl-tRNA editing protein — translation MTRALYDDLPPRLDFTATVTEVHGQRVQLDATAFYPEGGGQPGDVGRMSWAGGDAAVTATRKDKATGAIWHELEGPMPAVGMPVSGAVDPGTRWRHTQRHSGEHLLAQAFHRVNPVFAVEAVSMTSPECTIDLRGDPGEGHVQAAETLLREVFGRHDLTLDTPVVPEGDLGRYPLRRPTKVRGDVRLVIFQDVDGVPFDVSACGGTHVPHAAMAAPVVILRTERIKGGLTRVVFMAGEEASAYLGGVYRDGRALAQTFSVPVERLTERVEGLRAEQRATADALTATRRALARTLLDAAPRVDIGGRSFQRHHVDDPAVLTELLMLVETPDIVATVSPSGRCGIATANPDMDAGALLRTVLAQTGGKGGGKPTLAQGQTAQPEAFLEAVASALSGQ, via the coding sequence ATGACCCGCGCCCTGTACGACGACCTGCCGCCCCGCCTGGACTTCACGGCCACCGTCACCGAGGTGCACGGCCAGCGGGTGCAGCTCGACGCCACCGCGTTCTATCCCGAGGGCGGCGGGCAGCCGGGCGACGTGGGCCGCATGTCGTGGGCCGGTGGGGACGCCGCGGTCACGGCAACCCGCAAGGACAAGGCCACCGGGGCCATCTGGCACGAGCTGGAGGGCCCCATGCCGGCTGTCGGGATGCCCGTGAGTGGTGCTGTGGATCCTGGGACGCGCTGGCGGCACACGCAGCGGCACTCGGGGGAGCATCTGCTGGCCCAGGCCTTTCACCGGGTGAACCCGGTCTTCGCGGTCGAGGCCGTCAGCATGACCTCGCCCGAGTGCACCATCGACCTGCGCGGCGACCCGGGCGAGGGTCACGTGCAGGCCGCCGAGACCCTGCTGCGCGAGGTGTTCGGGCGCCACGACCTGACCCTGGACACCCCCGTGGTGCCCGAGGGCGACCTGGGCCGGTACCCGCTGCGGCGGCCCACGAAGGTGCGGGGCGACGTGCGCCTCGTGATCTTTCAGGACGTGGATGGCGTGCCCTTCGACGTGAGCGCGTGCGGCGGCACCCATGTGCCCCACGCCGCGATGGCCGCGCCGGTGGTCATCCTGCGCACCGAGCGCATCAAGGGCGGGCTGACCCGCGTGGTCTTCATGGCGGGTGAGGAAGCCAGCGCCTACCTGGGCGGCGTCTACCGCGACGGCCGGGCGCTGGCCCAGACCTTCAGCGTGCCCGTCGAACGCCTGACCGAACGGGTGGAGGGGCTGCGGGCAGAACAGCGGGCGACCGCCGACGCCCTGACCGCGACGAGGCGGGCGCTGGCCCGCACCCTGCTGGACGCGGCTCCCCGGGTGGACATCGGGGGGCGGTCGTTCCAGCGCCACCACGTCGACGATCCGGCCGTGCTGACCGAACTGCTCATGCTCGTGGAGACGCCGGATATCGTGGCCACCGTGTCTCCGTCCGGGCGGTGTGGAATCGCCACGGCCAATCCGGATATGGATGCCGGAGCGCTGCTGCGGACGGTGCTTGCCCAGACCGGCGGCAAGGGTGGCGGAAAGCCCACGCTGGCGCAGGGGCAGACGGCGCAGCCGGAGGCGTTTCTGGAGGCGGTGGCGTCCGCCCTGTCCGGACAGTAG
- a CDS encoding RsmB/NOP family class I SAM-dependent RNA methyltransferase — MTRPPSPTRRPVPANPARELGVRVLMRVMAGDSFAAPALDAALHAARLPARDAGLATHLVYGTLRHHASLRAALAPMLDPGTHPKVWTLLMAGTFEKLHLDTPAHAVVSEYVNLARDARLAPPGLVNAVLRRVEAVPVSPAAELPEWLATILRDAYGPRADAVMASLLEPQPLWLSLSDAGVASLEADGSVVTPGPQGIDRVELAQPLRTTAAYQEGQAQPINPASMACVAALGDVTGVRVLDLAGGAGIKAAMLAARGADVTSVDVLPGKHAAARRNMKRLGLSAQFVTHDLTQPLDVPPADLVLLDAPCTGTGTLRSHPEIKLRVTPDEVTAAAGLQAQLLETAAPLVAPGGVLVYSVCSVAPQEGRDVVAAFLATHPEFVSDPVPNTEVPHVPAGPGLLTVPEDGIDGFFIARLRRA; from the coding sequence ATGACCCGACCTCCCTCCCCGACCCGCCGGCCGGTGCCCGCCAATCCGGCCCGTGAACTCGGCGTGCGCGTGCTGATGCGCGTCATGGCCGGCGATTCCTTCGCCGCGCCTGCGCTGGACGCCGCCCTGCACGCGGCCCGGCTGCCCGCGCGCGACGCCGGGCTCGCCACCCACCTCGTCTACGGCACGCTGCGCCACCACGCCAGCCTGCGGGCAGCGCTGGCCCCCATGCTGGATCCCGGCACGCACCCGAAGGTCTGGACGCTGCTCATGGCCGGCACCTTCGAGAAGCTGCACCTGGACACCCCCGCCCACGCGGTGGTGAGCGAGTACGTGAATCTGGCCAGAGACGCCCGCCTGGCCCCGCCGGGCCTCGTGAATGCGGTGCTCCGCCGGGTGGAGGCTGTTCCGGTCTCCCCCGCCGCCGAACTGCCGGAGTGGCTGGCCACGATTCTGCGCGACGCCTACGGCCCCCGCGCCGACGCCGTGATGGCCAGCCTGCTGGAGCCGCAGCCCCTCTGGCTGAGCCTGTCGGACGCCGGGGTGGCCTCGCTGGAGGCCGATGGCAGTGTGGTGACGCCCGGCCCCCAGGGCATCGACCGCGTGGAGTTGGCGCAGCCCCTGCGGACGACCGCCGCGTACCAGGAGGGTCAGGCCCAGCCAATCAACCCGGCGAGCATGGCCTGCGTGGCGGCCCTGGGTGATGTGACGGGCGTGCGGGTGCTCGATCTTGCTGGCGGTGCGGGCATCAAGGCCGCCATGCTCGCGGCGCGGGGGGCCGACGTGACCAGCGTGGACGTCCTGCCCGGCAAACACGCCGCCGCCCGCCGGAACATGAAGCGCCTGGGGCTGAGTGCTCAGTTCGTCACGCACGACCTGACGCAGCCGCTGGACGTGCCACCCGCCGACCTGGTGCTGCTGGATGCCCCCTGCACCGGCACCGGCACCCTGCGCAGTCACCCCGAGATCAAGCTGCGCGTGACCCCGGACGAGGTCACGGCCGCCGCCGGACTCCAGGCACAGCTCCTCGAGACCGCCGCGCCCCTGGTCGCTCCGGGCGGGGTGCTGGTCTACTCGGTGTGCTCGGTCGCGCCCCAGGAGGGCCGTGATGTGGTCGCGGCGTTCCTGGCCACCCACCCGGAATTCGTGAGCGATCCGGTTCCCAACACGGAGGTGCCGCACGTGCCCGCCGGTCCCGGCCTCCTGACCGTGCCGGAAGACGGCATCGACGGCTTCTTCATCGCCCGACTGCGCCGCGCCTGA
- a CDS encoding sugar ABC transporter permease: MTTAPQKSTPSLPPGGYVHREPSALRRAAPWIVVAALVIGFIVLGAALSRNMQGRPKSFTIYFVERGWVRFLLFLLAASGVLALLSLAGQKIGEARTGRKISYLAVLGDQLTHLFLILVVLVAVYPLFYVVIAAFDPRNSLFAFPDFSNPNILYRTGLLPNLQVLSLENYGRLFDGLTVPGWQVVLAVIGGAALAALLIMALMTRLGRDSVGLTRTRTWTMRILVAALAVIVLFMTPAQFTGQGNESKFLLSVRNTLFVSGLTGLLAILLSTTAGYAMARLRFPGRFQMLLFFIFIQMFPVFLALVAVYTLMVLLGLTNTFTGLILAYSGGAIAFNTWIFKGYVESLPESLEEAAMVDGATRWQTFLRVVLPLSGGILVFIFLNQFIGTYAEFILANVLLTGVEKWTVGVMLLSFTSGQFSTKWGIFAAAATLGALPIVALFYGFQQFFVGGAVAGGVKE; the protein is encoded by the coding sequence GTGACCACCGCGCCCCAGAAGTCCACGCCGTCCCTGCCGCCCGGCGGTTATGTCCACCGCGAACCCAGCGCCCTGCGCCGCGCTGCGCCGTGGATCGTCGTGGCGGCACTCGTCATCGGGTTCATCGTGCTCGGTGCGGCGCTGTCGCGCAACATGCAGGGGCGACCCAAGAGCTTCACCATCTACTTTGTGGAACGCGGCTGGGTGCGCTTCCTGCTGTTCCTGCTGGCGGCCAGCGGCGTCCTGGCGCTGCTGAGTCTGGCCGGGCAGAAGATCGGGGAGGCGCGCACGGGTCGCAAGATCAGTTACCTGGCCGTGCTGGGCGACCAGCTCACCCACCTCTTCCTGATCCTGGTCGTGCTGGTGGCGGTCTATCCGCTGTTCTACGTCGTGATCGCCGCGTTCGACCCCCGAAACTCGCTGTTCGCGTTCCCGGACTTCAGCAACCCGAACATCCTGTACCGCACGGGCCTGCTGCCGAACCTGCAGGTGCTCAGTCTCGAGAACTATGGCCGCCTGTTCGACGGCCTGACCGTGCCCGGCTGGCAGGTCGTGCTGGCCGTGATCGGAGGCGCGGCCCTGGCGGCCCTGCTGATCATGGCCCTGATGACCCGCCTGGGCCGCGACAGCGTGGGACTGACCCGGACACGCACGTGGACCATGCGGATCCTGGTGGCCGCACTGGCCGTGATCGTGCTGTTCATGACCCCGGCCCAGTTCACCGGCCAGGGCAACGAGAGCAAGTTCCTGCTGTCGGTGCGCAACACGCTGTTCGTGTCCGGCCTGACCGGGCTGCTCGCCATCCTGCTCTCGACGACCGCCGGCTACGCCATGGCGCGGCTGCGCTTCCCCGGCCGCTTCCAGATGCTGCTGTTCTTCATCTTCATCCAGATGTTCCCGGTGTTCCTGGCGCTGGTCGCCGTGTACACCCTGATGGTGCTCCTGGGCCTCACGAACACCTTCACGGGCCTGATCCTGGCGTACTCCGGGGGAGCAATCGCCTTCAACACCTGGATCTTCAAGGGCTACGTGGAATCCCTGCCCGAATCGCTGGAAGAGGCCGCCATGGTCGACGGGGCCACCCGCTGGCAGACCTTCCTGAGGGTGGTGCTGCCGCTGTCAGGCGGGATCCTGGTGTTCATCTTCCTGAACCAGTTCATCGGCACGTACGCCGAATTCATCCTGGCCAACGTCCTGCTCACCGGCGTCGAGAAATGGACGGTCGGCGTGATGCTGCTGTCCTTCACGTCCGGGCAGTTCAGCACCAAGTGGGGTATCTTCGCCGCCGCCGCCACGCTGGGGGCGCTGCCGATCGTGGCGCTGTTCTATGGCTTCCAGCAGTTCTTCGTCGGCGGCGCGGTCGCCGGGGGCGTCAAGGAGTAG
- the deoD gene encoding purine-nucleoside phosphorylase, whose product MTIHLNAEPGQIAETVLLPGDPLRAQHIAETFFENPVLHNTVRGMHGYTGTYRGQRVSVQGTGMGIASSMIYVNELITGYGCQNLVRVGTAGSYQEHVHVRDIVLAQAACTDSNINTIRFGAKTYAPIADFGLLAAAHRIAQERGHTTHVGNIMSSDTFYHDDFDQYRIWADYGVLAVEMEAAGLYTLAAKHGVKALTVLTISDHLVTREETTAEERQVTFNAMVEIALDAALGL is encoded by the coding sequence ATGACCATTCATCTGAACGCCGAACCGGGCCAGATCGCCGAGACCGTCCTGCTGCCCGGCGATCCCCTGCGGGCGCAACACATCGCCGAGACGTTCTTCGAGAACCCCGTGTTGCACAACACCGTGCGCGGCATGCACGGCTACACCGGCACGTACCGGGGCCAGCGCGTCAGCGTGCAGGGCACCGGCATGGGCATTGCCAGCTCCATGATCTACGTGAACGAACTCATCACCGGGTACGGCTGCCAGAACCTCGTGCGGGTGGGCACCGCCGGCAGCTATCAGGAGCACGTGCATGTGCGCGACATCGTGCTGGCGCAGGCGGCGTGCACCGACAGCAACATCAACACCATCCGCTTCGGGGCCAAGACCTATGCGCCCATCGCGGATTTCGGGCTGCTGGCGGCGGCCCACCGGATTGCCCAGGAGCGCGGCCACACCACGCATGTCGGCAACATCATGAGCAGCGACACCTTCTATCACGACGATTTCGACCAGTACCGCATCTGGGCCGACTACGGCGTGCTGGCCGTCGAGATGGAGGCGGCCGGGCTGTACACCCTGGCCGCGAAGCACGGCGTGAAGGCGCTGACCGTCCTGACCATCAGCGACCACCTCGTCACGCGCGAGGAGACCACCGCCGAGGAACGTCAGGTGACCTTCAACGCCATGGTCGAGATCGCGCTGGACGCTGCGCTGGGGCTGTAG
- a CDS encoding MFS transporter encodes MTGTTPHAARSGRTRTVLFLTIFIAMLGLSILFPIIAPLGRELGLSETQTAWFATAYSLMQFVCSPLWGARSERRGRRPVLLLGLTGFAVSFGLFGLIAELGLRGVLTGVPLFALLVATRVLGGVLSSATLPTAQAMMADLSSTGDRAAGMGLIGAAFGLGVVFGPGLGAVLSGLGLTAPVYFSAALGAVTALVASRVLPETRHVTAATAPGANRRRLLGRPGILMFLALSAVTTLASVGMEQTIGFFVQDTLHLTPAGAAQRIGGMLAVFGIVAALVQGGAIRPLSRRVSPTPLIAAGLAIMAAGMVVLPGMTAFWPITLALAVIGVGSAIVSPSLSAALSLSVGDDEQGTVAGLNSSALALGRMTGPLIGTGLYQHAGHGAPYLLSGCVLGAALLWTLIVRPRVSVHVPAAAP; translated from the coding sequence ATGACGGGCACCACCCCCCACGCCGCCCGCAGTGGCCGCACCAGAACGGTGCTGTTCCTGACCATCTTTATCGCGATGCTCGGCCTGAGCATCCTGTTTCCCATCATTGCGCCGCTGGGCCGTGAACTGGGGCTGAGTGAGACCCAGACGGCGTGGTTCGCCACGGCGTATTCGCTGATGCAGTTCGTGTGCTCACCCCTGTGGGGAGCCCGCAGCGAGCGTCGGGGGCGCCGGCCGGTGCTGCTGCTCGGCCTGACCGGATTTGCGGTGTCGTTCGGTCTCTTCGGCCTGATCGCCGAACTGGGCCTGCGGGGCGTGCTGACGGGCGTGCCCCTGTTCGCCCTGCTGGTGGCCACGCGCGTGCTGGGCGGCGTGCTGTCGAGTGCCACGCTCCCCACGGCCCAGGCCATGATGGCCGACCTGAGCAGCACCGGCGACCGGGCCGCCGGCATGGGCCTGATCGGGGCCGCCTTCGGCCTGGGTGTGGTGTTCGGCCCTGGCCTGGGTGCCGTGCTGAGCGGCCTGGGATTGACGGCGCCCGTGTACTTCAGTGCAGCCCTGGGAGCCGTGACGGCCCTCGTGGCCTCGCGTGTGTTGCCCGAGACGCGGCACGTCACCGCCGCCACCGCTCCGGGAGCCAACCGCCGGAGGCTGCTGGGTCGCCCCGGCATACTGATGTTCCTCGCACTGAGCGCCGTCACCACCCTGGCATCGGTGGGCATGGAGCAGACCATCGGGTTTTTCGTGCAGGACACCCTGCACCTGACGCCGGCCGGCGCAGCGCAGCGGATCGGCGGCATGCTCGCCGTGTTCGGGATCGTGGCGGCGCTCGTCCAGGGCGGCGCGATCCGGCCGCTGTCCAGGCGGGTGTCACCCACACCGCTGATTGCCGCCGGACTGGCGATCATGGCCGCCGGGATGGTCGTGCTGCCGGGCATGACCGCGTTCTGGCCGATCACGCTGGCCCTCGCGGTGATCGGCGTGGGTAGCGCCATCGTCAGCCCCAGCCTGAGTGCTGCCCTGAGCCTGAGCGTGGGCGACGACGAGCAGGGCACCGTGGCGGGCCTGAACTCCAGTGCCCTGGCGCTGGGCCGCATGACCGGCCCGCTGATCGGCACCGGCCTGTACCAGCACGCCGGGCACGGCGCCCCGTACCTCCTCAGCGGCTGCGTGCTGGGCGCGGCGCTGCTGTGGACACTGATCGTCCGGCCCCGGGTCAGCGTGCACGTGCCCGCCGCGGCGCCCTGA